AGTATTGATTTTCTGTTATCTCCGAGTGTCTAGTCTTTAAGTTTTAGGtgcattttaaattttaggtgGGGTGCATTACATTCGCAGTTACTGATGTGTTCTTTCTCTTTACTGTAATTCCTTTCACATTGTAGGTTCTTCATAATATAGCTATTGCCGAAAGCTTTCAAGATGGATTTTCAGATCTTAAAAAGCTTATTGAAGCGCTTCAACAAATCCAGGTTTGTATTTAGTCAATTAATGAAATCTGTGTGTGCCtctaaatctctctctctccaacaCACTCGTGCACATCCACTTATAATGAATTGGATTGGTTTGTCCAGTGGTATTTATATGTATGTCTTTGCCTGTATGGGCATGTTCTGATGATGTATAATGTAATTATCCCATTTTGTTAGCACCCCATAGATGagtaaaataaagatcatgtgACAATCGACAGTGACACCCATTTCATGCCATTTAATTATGGAATGAAATGGCCTGTTGATAACACTGATAACTGATAGCATTGATACTGGGTTATGAGAATTGGCAGTAACCTTTAGTCATATCATTTGATTATGCATGCTAGTAACATGTGGATCCCCTTTTCTGTGTTCTTTAATGTGTCCATAATAAATACTGATGATTCCTTCATAATCATTCAGATATTTTAACTTAAAATATACAGCTATATAAGAAAATAATCTAGAGCTACAATATGGACTATAACATGCAACCTCAGTTCCGTCAAACTAAAGGGGATATATGACAAAGCGTGACTTTTAAATTTGGTTACGTTACATCTTTTGATTGTAAAATCTATATTAACTTTTAAGGTAGTTATATAATATATGCTCACACAAATAAGGAAATTGATATAAACTGCAgcatatatgtatgtgtgaacTATCAATTATTAGGTACACACGTTCACATGCACCCATACTATAAGTAAATGATTGTTCAAATTATCACTTGAATATGGATGTGTGGAAGTGAGTTGGGGCAGGGCAGCGGAAGTTCTATCTTATAGCTTGCTGCTATAACTATGAACCACTTCTGGCCACTtccataaaatatttttcactctCAGGCAACAATTGAAAATGCCACAGGGTCCTAAGTGGGTGGGGAAATGCCTTGTGTATTGCATGGAACAGTTCAGCTCAGGACTCTCTTTTGCCTTGATGTTGTTTTATTAATTCTTTATGCATGTGTGCATACCCATTTTGTATGTAATGTCTGATCCATGTTTCCTCAATTAGAAACAAATGGAACGGCTTGCTCATACATCTGGGGAACACTTAGAGCTTTCTAGTAATGATGGAAGAGCACCTAAAGCTGGCCAGAATGGCACGAATCATGCTTCACTTCAATTTTCTAGTCCACCAGTTGTCTACAATGATGAGTTTGACGCATCAGTGGCCATGTTCAATATAGTATGTCTTACTCCACCGGATATTGCCAGTTCCTTAACTAGGTTGATAATCTTTTTGTCTACATTCTTGCTTACATTTCATGCACATATCTGATTGCAGGCTGTTGTTTGGTATCATCTTCATGAATATGCAAAATCATTTTTGTATTTGGATGCATTATATCAGAATATTGCACCGATTGATGAGGTGACAGCCATacactattcactattcacatTTAGCGATGCTGGAGTTTATCTGTTGACCTTTACTATGTAATATGCAGGCAACGGCCCTTCGTATATGCTTTTTGTTTTTGGATGTTGCGTTGCTTTCTCAGCATGCGTTGAGATCTGCTGTAAGCCCCCTCCTACGGTGTTGATTTTTTCCCCAAATGCAATAATGAGTATTTTCTTTATTACTGATTACATATTTTAAACTGTCTCGTTAACATTTTTGGAGAAAATTGTCCCTTTTATGACCTTGTTGGCTACATCGGTGTTGTTTTGGCCACCATGTCCATCAAATAGTCCTTAAAAATCTGATATGGAATTGGAACTTACAGAGTGGCTCTTGTTTAACACTAcaacaaaaatatgcatttgaTTATGATGGTTTTCAGATGCCTCGATAATTAAATATCAGCTGGCTGCACACCACATTGAATGACTAAAAGGGTTATTCATTCATCACAGATCCAAAAAGCACATCATCACATCGCTTCACATGagctaataaataaaaagttatCTTAAAACAAGCAGCACAGTGATGATAGATCTAGAGATGCCTATGGTTCAAAATTATCTCCGAACATGTCCTGAACCAACCTGTGGTCAATTAGCCAGTTAGTTGTTGACTTGGTTCGATGGCTCAATGTACAAAACTAGTGGTTCAACTGTCTAACATGATCCAAGTATGTTTTGAGGCATGAGCTGCCTGCTTAACATAACAGGTGTTTAAAAATACTGGTAGGTAAACAAGTGGTTTGAtacatcaaattttattttctaaattatatgtgcttgtttttccttttctttttcttttcttttcttttcatgttCATATCTGAAGTAAAGTCTACGCTTTgggttttttgtttttgtgtgttAATACTTTTTAAGCTTAAATTTCATTTAGTTTGATGTTCCAAAATTTCTAGATCCTAATTTCTTAGAAACTAAAGTTAAAGTTGAACTGGATATATTACACTTTGAAAAATGCAgctaataaagaaaaaaatgcaGCTAAGAAAGAACTCCTGATATAAAATTTATGGATAAACAAAGCGTATGAGAAATAAAATGGGTCACACTGCTGTAACCATCTCCTCAAGGCCCGATCAAGGTTAATGCTAATTATGAAAAGAGAACTGGCGGCTTTAAACCATACTGTCAACTGTTGCCACTCGCCAGTTCATGAACCCCGGGCATGTCAAGCTAGACCATTAGGAATCATTTTAAGGAATGCACATAGCAAGCATTAAATTATGAATAACATTATGATATACATATCTGCAGTGAGGACTATGATGGAACAATCTCAGATTCATACCAGTAGAAAGTTTACTAGTGTTTGTTATGAGactgttgattttttatgataTTGGCTTCATACACTGGTATCACTGAACAGTTAAGCTTAACTTTTAAAGACCTTTTTTTCTACCTTATTTTCTGTAGTGTTGTTTTGATGTGTGATTAGATTGAAATTCATTGTTCAGGATGTGATTAGCTACATGGAGAAAGTTTTTTGTGTGAATAGCTTGACCAATCAACCAGAGAACGGAATCTCAGTGCAGCAGCAATCTATGTTAGCATCGAAGTCTCCTTCACTTCCTTCTAATTCAACCACCCCTGATTCTTCTAACCCAGATTCAGTTGTTAATGCAAATATGCTGGAAAATTCTTTATCTATGAATTTATCTGAAGAAGCACTTGAAGATGAGTCATTGCAGTTACTCTCTTCCCTGGAAATAAGTGGACAAAGCCTTCAAAGACTTTCTGGTGTTACGTCTTCTAACGATCATTCAAGAAGCCAAGGGGAGGAGTCCCTTTCTGTTGTTGATTTAAGGCTAAAGGTACATCTTTACAAGGTTCGACTTTTTCTTCTCACAAGGAACCTCAAAGCAGCTAAGCGTGAAGTTAAGATGGCCATGAACTTAGCCCGCGGAAAAGATTATCCCATGGCTCTTTATTTGAAGTCACAGCTTGAATATGCCCGCAAAAATCCTCGCAAGGCAATCAAGCTTTTGATGGCATCGAGTAACCAGTCAGAGATAGGGATGTCAAGCATGTATTACAACAATCTTGGGTGCATCTATTACCAATTGGGGAAGCATCAGACATCAGGTGTATTCTTCTCCAAAGCCCTGAAGAATAGCCCATTCGTACCGAAGGAAAAACCTACAAAACTTTTAAATTTGTCACAGGATAAATCCCATCTGATATTGTACAACTGTGGTATGCTTTCCTTGGCTTGTGGTAGACCTTTCCATGCTGCTCGCTGTTTTCAAAAGGCTAGCATTATCTTTCACAATAGACCTCTTCTGTGGCTGCGAATTTCTGAGTGCTGTCTGATGGCCCTAGAGAAAGGACTGATAAAGTCTGATTCCTCTGCAGACAGATCTGATATCAAAGTTAATGTTATTGGAAAGGGTAAGTGGAAACATGTTGCTTTGAGGTATGGGGTTCCGTCAAACGGCCAGTGCGATGTTGGAATGGTTGATTCGTGGTCAGGAGACCGTAAACAACCtgatctttctctctctcttgccTGTCAGTGTCTTGTGAATGCTCTGTATTTGTTGGACTCTTCTGAAGGAAAATATTctagatctagctcggctcctAGTACTGAACAGAATGATCCCAGAGAAGCATTTTCTTTTGATATGAATCACAGGAATGTCGGTGGTGGCGATCAAAAGGAATCTGATGTACCATCTGGTTTGAGTCAAGTTAATTCAAATGGTGAAGTTAAAGAACAAAAGGGAAACAATCAGAGTTTATCAATTTACAATTCTATTGTTGACTATGAGAGTATCTGTATGAAAGAAAACCAGATGCTGAAGCAAGCAATATTTGCTGATTTGGCCTATGTGGAGCTGTCACTAGGAAATCCCCTGAAAGCCCTAGCTACAGCAAAGTCTCTTTTGAAAATTCCCGAGTGTTCAAGAATGTACATCTTTTTGGGGACAATGTATGCAGCTGAAGCTCTGTGCCTTCTCAATCGGCCAGAGGAAGCTGCCGCTCTTCTGACACCTTATATTTCTGGTGGGAACAACATTGAGCTTCCATATAGCCGAGAGGACTGTGAAAATTGGACAGCAGATAAATTAATTGATAGTGATGATTCAAATGGAGGTGCGATTACTTCTAATGGTGTCTCAAACCCTGATGAACCCCAGTTACTTTTTTCCAGCCCTGAAGAAGCACGTGGAACTTTTGCTGCGAATTTCGCTGCAAATGTTGCATTGCTGGGAGATTTTGATCTGGCACACCACTTTGTACTGAAGGCATTATCTGATATACCTAACAGTCCACAGGCTATTCTAACCGCGATTTATTTGGATCTAAAACGCGGCAAGACACAGGATGCTCTTGCCAAGTTGAAACATCATGTTGCTGTTAGGTTTCTCCCCAGCAACATTCCGTTAAATGGCTCTTCTTGATGGTCATTAGATCCTTCCAGCCCACACCTGACTCTGAGTTAGCAGGTAGCTAGACGATCCTTTACAGAGAAGGATGTGTAAAGTACATATAGCGCGATCCAGGGAATAAGTTTTTGGGTTCAGTTCTCACTTTTTGTTTGAAAAGTTTTTGCCCTTGGATTTTAGTGAATGGTGTTGTGGATTAATTTTGGTGATTACGATGATCCCTTTGGAAGTTCGAGTTGTAAGTTTTGGTTCGTGGTAGCGTTGATGGAAGTAAAGTCGGGCTAGAATTCAAATGCTATATAGGGCGCAGGGGCTCTCTTGGGGAGCAGCAAGAAAGCAGAATACTCACAATTTTGTTGTAGAGGTAATATTTGCTAGACTCAATGCGTTAACTTATTATGGGTTCGAGCACTAACTTTTTTTGTTGCTAATGAAGGGCTTAAAAGTTCACATGTTAATTTGGAtatttcatctttcatgtacAGTTTC
This portion of the Salvia splendens isolate huo1 chromosome 10, SspV2, whole genome shotgun sequence genome encodes:
- the LOC121750966 gene encoding CCR4-NOT transcription complex subunit 10-like → MDSVPSPLPLAVRDGSPEAAAMAELAKEAALLFQAGNFVNCLRVLNQLLQKKADDPKVLHNIAIAESFQDGFSDLKKLIEALQQIQKQMERLAHTSGEHLELSSNDGRAPKAGQNGTNHASLQFSSPPVVYNDEFDASVAMFNIAVVWYHLHEYAKSFLYLDALYQNIAPIDEATALRICFLFLDVALLSQHALRSADVISYMEKVFCVNSLTNQPENGISVQQQSMLASKSPSLPSNSTTPDSSNPDSVVNANMLENSLSMNLSEEALEDESLQLLSSLEISGQSLQRLSGVTSSNDHSRSQGEESLSVVDLRLKVHLYKVRLFLLTRNLKAAKREVKMAMNLARGKDYPMALYLKSQLEYARKNPRKAIKLLMASSNQSEIGMSSMYYNNLGCIYYQLGKHQTSGVFFSKALKNSPFVPKEKPTKLLNLSQDKSHLILYNCGMLSLACGRPFHAARCFQKASIIFHNRPLLWLRISECCLMALEKGLIKSDSSADRSDIKVNVIGKGKWKHVALRYGVPSNGQCDVGMVDSWSGDRKQPDLSLSLACQCLVNALYLLDSSEGKYSRSSSAPSTEQNDPREAFSFDMNHRNVGGGDQKESDVPSGLSQVNSNGEVKEQKGNNQSLSIYNSIVDYESICMKENQMLKQAIFADLAYVELSLGNPLKALATAKSLLKIPECSRMYIFLGTMYAAEALCLLNRPEEAAALLTPYISGGNNIELPYSREDCENWTADKLIDSDDSNGGAITSNGVSNPDEPQLLFSSPEEARGTFAANFAANVALLGDFDLAHHFVLKALSDIPNSPQAILTAIYLDLKRGKTQDALAKLKHHVAVRFLPSNIPLNGSS